GCGCGGGTGAGGGCGCGCAGTTCGTCGAGGTCGACGGGGTCGGTGTCCTGTGCGCGGCCGTCGGGGCTCCAGGCGATGGCGCGGTACCAGCCGTCGCCGAAGGGGACGAGGAAGGCGAAGGCCTCGGCGGTGCCGTTGGCGGTGAGGGTGTCCTCGGGCGGGTCGGTCAGGCGGATGTCGGCCAGGACCATGGAGCGGACGACGGCCCGGCCGGGGAAGGGGAGGCCGAGGCGGTCGCGGACGGTGGAGCGGACGCCGTCGGCGCCGACGACGTGGCGGGCGTGGATCCGGCGGCGGGCGCCTTGCGGGTCTTGTGGCTCTTGTCCGTCTACTACGTCTGCGGCGTCGTCTACGTCTCGTGCGTCTTGGACGTCGAGGGTGACCGTTTCGCGGTCCTGGCGAAGGCCGATGACCTGACAGTCGTACTGGATGTCCACCCCTGTGGACAACGCGCGACGCTCCAGCAGTTTCTCTGTCTCATATTGAGGGGTGATGAGGACGAAGGGGTAGCGGGAGCGCAGCCGTTGAAGGGAGAGGGCCATGCCAGCGAAGGGGCGCAGCCGGTCGATCCGCCGGCCGGTGGAGACGAGTTCGTCGGCGAGTCCGCGTGCGTCGAGCAGTTCGAGGGTGCGGGCGTGCACGGCGAAGGCGCGGGTGAGGTTGGCGGCCGTGCGGGGCCGGCGTTCGAGGAGGGTGACGGAGAGTCCGGTGGCGGCGAGGTCGCCGGCGATCAGGAGCCCGGTGGGTCCTGCGCCGACGACGGCCACGTCGAAGACCTCGGTGGTGCCGGGGGTGTTGTCCTCAGCGGCAGTCATGTCGGAAAAGTCTGCCAGCCGGGGGCCTCCGGCGGGGGCTGTTACACGGTGGCTCCGTTGCCGAATTCGGCCATCGCGTCGCCGACGATCCGTTCCAGGCGGGAGTGGTGGGCGCCGCGCCAGTAGACGCGCTCGCAGTCGGTGCACTGCGCGAAGACGTCGTACGAGCGCTGCGTGCCGTGCTCCAGCCGGTCGCCCACGCTGTCCTTGTCGGCTTCCTGGAGCGGGCCGTTGCAGGCGGTGCAGCGGGTCCAGGGCGCGAGGGTGGGGGCGAAGCGGCCGAGGACGTCGCGCAGTTGGTCGTCCGGGTTGTCGCTGTAGACGTACGCCCCGGCGAAGATCTCGCGGCGGCGCAGCAGGCCGCGGTCGCGGGAGAGCAGGACGCGGCGCTCGGCGGCGGAGCGGGTGGCGAGGGCGGGGTCGCCGATGTCCTCGTTCTCGTAGGCGGCGTCGACGCCGAGCAGGCGCAGGCGGCGGGCGAGGGTGCCGAGGTGGACGTCGAGGAGGAAGCGCAGCGGGGCGCCCGGGATCTGCTGGGGCCGGTCCACGCCGAACACCTCGACGGACTCGCCTGCTTGGGGCACGTACGAGACCGGTACCTCCTGGCCGTCGACGAGCAGGCGGCCCACTTCGGTGAGCGGGACGCCGGCCGATTCGACGACGTGTCCGAGGCTGGAGGCGCCGTCGGTGGCGGTCGGAACGCGGTCCGCGCGCCGGCTGGGCGGGGCGAAGAGGCGCAGTTCGGGGGCGAGGGTGAGTTCAATGCCGGGACCGTTCACCGGATTTCTCCCAGGAAGCCCTGGGCTTCAGCCCGGGGGGAAATGGGTCCCTGGGGCGGAGCCGCGTAGCGGCGGAGTTCGTTGCACATCTGCTCTGACCTGCACTCTCTTTCGTTGTCAGTGGCGGGTGTTACGTTCCGGTCATGTCGACAGCAGCGATGGTCGAGGGGGAGGCCGGGCATGCCCGGTACACCTTCCGGCTTCGTGTGTCGTCTACCGCGCTGGCCTGGCTTGAGGCGGAGTGGGCGCGGTGCCGGTGGGTGTGGAACGAGTGTGTGGCGATGTCCCGCAAGGTCCACGCCCACAACAAGACGGCCGGCGAGAAGGTGACGTGCGGTCCGTCGCAGCTCGACAAGATGCTGACCGGGGCCCGACGCTCGATGGCGTGGCTGCGGGCAGGAAGCAGCGTTCCGCAGCAGCAGATCATCCGGGACTTCGCCAAGTCCCGCGCGAAGGCCCTGAAGGACGTCAAAGCGCGGGTGCCGGTGCGGCAGCGTGCCGGGATGCCGAAGCACAAGAAGAAGCGTGAGTCGGCTCCCACGCTCAACTACACGCAGCGCGGCTTCCGGCTCAAGGACGGCCGTCTGCACCTGGCCGGGGGCATCAGCGTGACCGTCGTCTGGTCGCGGGACCTGCCCGAGCCTCCGTCGTCGGTACGCGTCTACCGCGACAGCCTCGGCCACTGGTACGCCAGCTTCGTCGTCCCCACGACCATCGAGACACTGCCCTCCACCGGGGCGGTGATCGGTATCGACTGGGGCGTGAGCGAGACCGCGACCACCACGTCCGACGACCACGACCTGCCCCACGCCCAGCACGGGAAGAGTGCCTCCGCGAGGCTGGCGCGCTACCAGCGGATGATGGCCCGCCGCCGCGCACCCAGGGGCAAGGTCCAGTCGAAGGGCTATCGCGCGGCGCGGCGGCAGGCGGCGAAGGCGCACAAGAAGGTGGTCCGGCAGCGTCAGGACACTGCCCGCAAGTGGGCCAAGAAGGTGGTCCGCGACCACGACGCGCTCGCCGTCGAGGACTTCAAGCCGAAGTTCCTCGCCAAGTCCACCATGGCCCGTAAAGCGGCAGACGCCGCGATCGGCGCCACGAAGAGGGCCTTGATCGAGATGGGCCGCAAGCACGGCCGTGCCGTGCACCTGGTCCACCCCGCGCACACCACCATGGACTGCGCCAAGTGCGGAGCGAGAACCAAGCACGCACTACCCCTCTCGGAACGAACCTACTCGTGCACCGCGTGCGGAGCCGTGTCTCCCAGGGACAAGAACTCCGCCCGCCTCATGCTCGTCCGGGCTGGTCTCAACCCGGCTGGTGCTGACCGTGTAAGAGCTTGCGGACCGCAGGTCCGCAGCCGACGTGAGCCAGGAATCCCCTCCCTTTAGGGAGGGGAGGATTCAAGGTCCCAGCATGCCATTGGGGGGCCGGGGGGCGCGGCCGAATTTGCCGGTCGCGGTCGTGGTCGCGATCGGGGCGGGTCAGGCGTTCGCGGCGGCTTCGTCGTAGGCCTCGCGGTGGGCGCTGACCTCGTCGAAGTGGTTCTCGGCCCACTGTTTGACGGAGGAGAGGAGGCAGCCGAGGCTGCCGCCGAGCTCGGTGAGGCGGTAGTCGACGCGGACGGGGACGGTCGCGGTGACGGTGCGGGTGACGATGCCGTCGCGTTCGAGGGAGCGGAGGGTCTGGGTGAGCATCTTCTGGCTGACGCCGGGGATCTTGCGGCCGAGTTCGCTGTAGCGCATGGAGCCCGACTCGGCCTCGCCGAGGGCGCTGAGGACGAGGCCGACCCACTTGTCGCTGATGCGGGCCAGCAGCTGGGTGGTGGGGCACTCCTTGACGAAGGCGTCGTAGGCGGCGCGGGCCTCCTCGCGGAGGGCGGCGGCGGTGCGGGTGGCCATGCGGTGCCCACTTCCGGGTCGGGTACGCACTCCCAAGTGCGTACTTACGAAAAGAGAGTACCTCTCCATAGGTTAGTGGTCATCGGGAACGACCGAACGAAACCGGGGAGAGAACATGAGCGAGCAGCAGACCCAGACCATGCGGGCAGCGGTGGTCAGCGCCTTCGGCGGTCCGGAGCGGGTGGAGCTGGCCGAGGTGGCGGTGCCGCAGCCGGCGGCCGGGCAGGTCCGGATCCGCGTCCGGGCCGCCGGGGTGAACCCGGTGGACGGCGCGGTCCGCGCCGGCGTCTTCGGCGGGGCCGGGCAGCGGCTCGGGCTCGGCTGGGACGTGGCGGGCGAGATCGACGCGGTCGGCCCCGGGGTGGAGGGCTGGACGGCGGGCCGCAGGGTGGTCGGCCTGCACTACGGCCCGGTGAAGCCGCTCGGGACGCACGCGGAGTACGCGGTCCTCGACGCCTCGGCGGTGGCCGCGGCACCCGAGACGGTGGACGACGCCGCCGCGGCGGCGCTTCCGCTGAGCGGGCTGACGGCCGCCCGCGCGGTGGACCTGCTGGGGCTCGCCCCGGGCGACTCGGTACTGATCACCGGCGCGGCCGGGGTGGTCGGCGGCCTCGCCGTCCAGCTGGCCGCCCGGGCGGGGCTGGTGGTGACGGCCCTGGCCGGTGCGGGGGACGAGGAGTTCGTACGCTCCCTGGGCGCCGCCGGGTTCGTGGCACGGGGCTCGGCTCCCGCCGGGCCGGTCGACGGGGTCCTGGACGCGGCGGTGCTGGGCGGCGCCGCGCTGGGCTTCGTCCGCGACGGCGGTGCGTACGTCGGGCTCAGGCCGGGCGCGGCCCCGGCCGCGGAGCGGGGGATCCGGGTGGAGGAGCAGGAGGTCGCCCCGGACGGCGCGCTGCTGGGCCGGCTGTCGGCGCTGGTCGACGCGGGGGCGCTGACGCTGCGGGTCGCGGACGCCTTTGAGCTCGGGGAGGCGGTGAAGGCGCATGCGGCCCTTGCCACTCCGGGGACCCGGGGGCGCGTGGTCCTCACGGTGCGGTGAGTGCCCGTCTCCGCCTGTCGGTGGCCGGGCGGGGCCGCGGGCCCCGGCTGGGGCCGGTTGCCCGTCTGCGGGTGGTGGGCCGCTGCGCGGGGCTGTCCCCTACCGCCCTTCGCCCGTTCCTCCCCCAGCTACCGCTGGGAGGTGCCCCCAGGGCGCTGCCCGGACCCGCGCCTCAATCGCCGGCGAGGCTGGAAGATCCAGCCCCGCCGGCGATTGAGGCGCGCAGGCCGGGGCGGGGCCGGGTGGTGGGGGTTAGCGGAGGAGCCATTGGCGGGTCAGGGTCAGCATTTCGGCGTGGCTGCGTCCGCCGTGGTCGACGGCGATGAACTGGGTGCCGATCCGCAGCGAGAAGACCATCAGGCAGCGGACCTCGACGTCGTCCGGGTCGGGGCAGAACGAGCCGAACAGCGAGCGCAGGTAGTCCATCCGCCGGTTGTCGACGCGGCGCAGCCGCGCCGCGACGGCCTCGTCGCGGCGGGCCCAGTCGCGGACCGCCAGGTCCACGGTGGTGCCGCGGACCGGGCCGTCGACGGACTCCTCGACGATGGTGAACAGCCGGTGCAACTTCGTCCGGGCGTCGCCCCCCGCGCTCTCGATCTGCTCGATCACCCCGTCCGCGACCTCGTGCTCCCAGGTGTCGAGCATCTCCTCCAGCAGCGCGTCCCGGTTGCGGAAGTACCCGTAGAAGCCGCCCTTGCTGACGCCGAGCGCCTGCGCCAGCGCTTCGATGCGGACGGCGTCCGGGCCGCCGGCCGCGAGGGCGCGCAGGCCTTCTTCGATCCACTTGCCGCGGGGCGTGCGGGCGGTGGCCATGGTGTGTCTCCCGTCACGTGCCGATGATCTATACGGGTCCGTATAAACAGGTCTAGCCTCTTGTATACGGCATCGTATAGATGAGGGGCACGCCCATGAAACTCCCCAGAACCGCTCACACCTCCCGCCCCTGGCGGATCCACGAGATCGCCGGTGACTTCCAGGTCGAGGACGTGTGGGCGCTGCCGACCCCCGGCGGCCCGGACGACCTCGCATGGCTGGTGGCCCAGTTCGCGGAACGCGACCGCGACACCTCCGGGTCCGGCATCTCCTCCCCGCTGTACCGGATCCTCTTCGCCATCCGCTGGAAGCTCGGCGCGCTGCTCGGCTGGGACAAGCCCGGCGACGGCGTCGGCACCCGGGTGCGGTCGCTGCGCGAGCGGCTGCCGGCGGACCTGCGCGAGGGGCTCCGGGGCCCCGACCTGGACGACCTCCCCTTCACCTCGGTCTACCTGACGCACGACGAGTGGGTGGCCGAGATGGGCAACAAGACCGTGCACGGGGTGATGCACATCGGCTGGGTCCCCGACGGCCTCGGCGGCTACCGTGGCCAGATGACCGTCCTGGTGAAGCCCAACGGCCTCCTCGGCCTCGCCTACATGGCGGCCATCAAGCCCTTCCGGTACGTGGGCGTGTACCCGGCGCTGATCAAGGCGATCGGCCGCCAGTGGGAGCAGAACGCCGCCGCGCGCAACGCGGCCTGAAGGCCCCGGCCGCCCCGCTAGCGAAGGTCGCGGCGATGCGATCGCCGGGACCGTCGTGCGGCGATGAAGGCCACGTCGGCCACTACGAGCACGATGGCGATGATCAGGAGATAGATCATGCCTTCCGCCACCGCGCCGATCAGTCCCAGGACGACGGCCACGAGAAGCAGGAACAGGAAGATCGCCATACGGCGGGCACCTCCTCCGGCACGGGGCTCAAGGCGATCAGCGGCGCGCGAGTTGTCGTTCGCCGCTCGCGCCCGGCTGGTACGTCATCCCGTAGTACTTGAAGATCGCTTCCTCCTGCTCGGAGGGAAGGATGTCGTCGGTGCCGATGGCCGGGGCCTTCCGCACTGCTGCCTTGGTGTGCGCGACCTTGATGTAGTCCGGCCCCAGGGTCGCCTCGTCGAGGGGAACGAAGACCAGGCGCCGACGGGTGGGCAAGCCGATGAGGACGGTGGCCATGGCCGGCTCGTCGGTAGTGGTGTTCACGTAGATCGCTTCCAGCGCGCCGATCCGGTGGCCCTTCATGTCGACCACGTCGCGTTCGCGCCACTCGCGGATATCGGCTGAATGGATCATGCGTCGCTCCCTGCGGCGGGACCACGCTGACACAACGGCCCCGGCACATTCACACGCCGGGGCCGCCCTTCCAGGCCGTCGCACGTGAGAGTGCAATGACCCATTTGTCATGCTACGCCTGTGGACCACGGTTCCGCCGTTGGAGAAGCAGGCCGGA
The Streptomyces sp. NBC_00091 genome window above contains:
- a CDS encoding Mut7-C RNAse domain-containing protein; the protein is MNGPGIELTLAPELRLFAPPSRRADRVPTATDGASSLGHVVESAGVPLTEVGRLLVDGQEVPVSYVPQAGESVEVFGVDRPQQIPGAPLRFLLDVHLGTLARRLRLLGVDAAYENEDIGDPALATRSAAERRVLLSRDRGLLRRREIFAGAYVYSDNPDDQLRDVLGRFAPTLAPWTRCTACNGPLQEADKDSVGDRLEHGTQRSYDVFAQCTDCERVYWRGAHHSRLERIVGDAMAEFGNGATV
- a CDS encoding NADP-dependent oxidoreductase, with translation MRAAVVSAFGGPERVELAEVAVPQPAAGQVRIRVRAAGVNPVDGAVRAGVFGGAGQRLGLGWDVAGEIDAVGPGVEGWTAGRRVVGLHYGPVKPLGTHAEYAVLDASAVAAAPETVDDAAAAALPLSGLTAARAVDLLGLAPGDSVLITGAAGVVGGLAVQLAARAGLVVTALAGAGDEEFVRSLGAAGFVARGSAPAGPVDGVLDAAVLGGAALGFVRDGGAYVGLRPGAAPAAERGIRVEEQEVAPDGALLGRLSALVDAGALTLRVADAFELGEAVKAHAALATPGTRGRVVLTVR
- a CDS encoding DUF2867 domain-containing protein encodes the protein MKLPRTAHTSRPWRIHEIAGDFQVEDVWALPTPGGPDDLAWLVAQFAERDRDTSGSGISSPLYRILFAIRWKLGALLGWDKPGDGVGTRVRSLRERLPADLREGLRGPDLDDLPFTSVYLTHDEWVAEMGNKTVHGVMHIGWVPDGLGGYRGQMTVLVKPNGLLGLAYMAAIKPFRYVGVYPALIKAIGRQWEQNAAARNAA
- a CDS encoding PRC-barrel domain-containing protein, whose protein sequence is MIHSADIREWRERDVVDMKGHRIGALEAIYVNTTTDEPAMATVLIGLPTRRRLVFVPLDEATLGPDYIKVAHTKAAVRKAPAIGTDDILPSEQEEAIFKYYGMTYQPGASGERQLARR
- a CDS encoding transposase; this encodes MSTAAMVEGEAGHARYTFRLRVSSTALAWLEAEWARCRWVWNECVAMSRKVHAHNKTAGEKVTCGPSQLDKMLTGARRSMAWLRAGSSVPQQQIIRDFAKSRAKALKDVKARVPVRQRAGMPKHKKKRESAPTLNYTQRGFRLKDGRLHLAGGISVTVVWSRDLPEPPSSVRVYRDSLGHWYASFVVPTTIETLPSTGAVIGIDWGVSETATTTSDDHDLPHAQHGKSASARLARYQRMMARRRAPRGKVQSKGYRAARRQAAKAHKKVVRQRQDTARKWAKKVVRDHDALAVEDFKPKFLAKSTMARKAADAAIGATKRALIEMGRKHGRAVHLVHPAHTTMDCAKCGARTKHALPLSERTYSCTACGAVSPRDKNSARLMLVRAGLNPAGADRVRACGPQVRSRREPGIPSL
- a CDS encoding FAD-dependent oxidoreductase codes for the protein MTAAEDNTPGTTEVFDVAVVGAGPTGLLIAGDLAATGLSVTLLERRPRTAANLTRAFAVHARTLELLDARGLADELVSTGRRIDRLRPFAGMALSLQRLRSRYPFVLITPQYETEKLLERRALSTGVDIQYDCQVIGLRQDRETVTLDVQDARDVDDAADVVDGQEPQDPQGARRRIHARHVVGADGVRSTVRDRLGLPFPGRAVVRSMVLADIRLTDPPEDTLTANGTAEAFAFLVPFGDGWYRAIAWSPDGRAQDTDPVDLDELRALTRAALGTDHGMHDPRWMSRFHSDERQVPHYRVGRVFLAGDAAHVHSPAGGLGMNTGLQDAANLSWKLAAVLHGQTPDPEALLDSYHRERHPVGRLVLRISGALVRAVITDNSALRTARRLGAGLLARLGPAQDRALGLVSGIGIAYPPPPGTRRPTPAGRRAPDVPLAPAPQASPAPQAPHATRLYEALRAGGFVLITPPGAATPPGTPLAHHHWATERRTACVLVRPDGYIAWSAPRADDAEIASAVAGWLLPGSGGAQKA
- a CDS encoding helix-turn-helix domain-containing protein — protein: MATRTAAALREEARAAYDAFVKECPTTQLLARISDKWVGLVLSALGEAESGSMRYSELGRKIPGVSQKMLTQTLRSLERDGIVTRTVTATVPVRVDYRLTELGGSLGCLLSSVKQWAENHFDEVSAHREAYDEAAANA
- a CDS encoding TetR/AcrR family transcriptional regulator, translated to MATARTPRGKWIEEGLRALAAGGPDAVRIEALAQALGVSKGGFYGYFRNRDALLEEMLDTWEHEVADGVIEQIESAGGDARTKLHRLFTIVEESVDGPVRGTTVDLAVRDWARRDEAVAARLRRVDNRRMDYLRSLFGSFCPDPDDVEVRCLMVFSLRIGTQFIAVDHGGRSHAEMLTLTRQWLLR